A region from the Candidatus Tenderia electrophaga genome encodes:
- a CDS encoding cell division protein FtsH, whose product MGDERRDSEYPDRNPTPGSRMSVWVWLFVAGLVALLWLNLDAGPKAKAIAYTDFKQAVKNDEIAQVTFQGQQLRGRYAEDEGAEGRQADRQFMTTLPPVDDPELLSLLEQHEVQIQAKSTEPAWWMPLLVGVLPWVLIFLLIFLGVRKMQERMAKNGQAGGMFGFGKSKAKRFRRAMTGVSFDDVAGLENAKRDLREIIEYLKAPQRYTGLGAKIPKGILMMGPPGTGKTLLAKAAAGEAGVPFYSISGSEFIEMFVGVGASRVRDMFQSARKEAPAIIFIDEIDSVGRARGTGLGGGHDEREQTLNQILGEMDGFEPHEAVVVLAATNRPDVLDQALLRPGRFDRKVTLELPQRDARRRILEVHCRDVPLADDVDLESLAAKTVGFSGAELENLVNEAALLAGRDRCDQVNMARFDQARDKLVLGAERESMIGDQEKEVIAYHESGHALMAYLLPQADPLDKVTIIPRGHALGATEQLPEEERHNLKHSYLLDRIGVMLGGRVAEQLIMGEVSSGAEQDLKQVTQLARRMVSQWGMSETLGPVAFRRGDEHVFLGREMAQQRDFSEHTARLIDEEVQTLLCKVESQARELLEQHRPQLERLAERLLERETLDAHEIDVLLRNRDSADTDSSRRRRNTSVSEH is encoded by the coding sequence ATGGGCGATGAGAGGCGCGATTCCGAGTACCCGGATCGCAACCCGACACCGGGTAGTCGAATGTCGGTCTGGGTCTGGCTGTTCGTGGCGGGCCTGGTGGCGCTGTTGTGGCTTAATCTCGATGCCGGGCCAAAAGCAAAAGCGATCGCCTACACCGACTTCAAGCAAGCGGTGAAAAACGATGAAATCGCGCAAGTCACGTTTCAGGGCCAGCAGCTGCGCGGGCGTTATGCAGAGGATGAGGGCGCGGAGGGTCGGCAAGCGGACAGGCAATTCATGACCACCCTGCCGCCGGTGGATGATCCTGAACTCTTGTCTTTGCTCGAGCAGCACGAGGTGCAGATTCAGGCCAAAAGCACAGAGCCCGCCTGGTGGATGCCCCTGCTGGTCGGCGTGTTGCCCTGGGTGCTGATTTTCTTGCTCATCTTTCTTGGCGTACGCAAGATGCAGGAGCGTATGGCAAAAAATGGCCAGGCGGGTGGCATGTTCGGCTTCGGAAAATCCAAGGCCAAGCGGTTCCGCCGTGCCATGACCGGGGTGAGCTTCGACGATGTGGCAGGACTGGAAAACGCCAAGCGCGATCTGCGCGAAATCATCGAATATCTCAAGGCGCCGCAGCGCTATACCGGGCTGGGCGCCAAGATCCCCAAGGGGATTCTGATGATGGGGCCGCCAGGTACCGGCAAGACCTTGCTGGCCAAGGCCGCGGCGGGTGAGGCCGGGGTGCCGTTCTATAGCATCAGCGGTTCGGAGTTCATCGAAATGTTTGTCGGCGTCGGTGCATCCAGAGTCAGGGACATGTTTCAAAGTGCACGCAAGGAGGCACCGGCCATCATCTTCATCGACGAGATCGATTCGGTGGGGCGTGCGCGCGGTACCGGCCTGGGTGGCGGTCATGACGAACGCGAGCAGACCCTCAATCAAATCCTGGGCGAGATGGATGGTTTCGAGCCGCATGAGGCGGTCGTGGTCTTGGCGGCCACGAATCGGCCGGATGTGCTCGATCAGGCCCTGCTGCGCCCCGGACGGTTCGACCGCAAGGTGACGCTGGAGCTGCCTCAGCGTGATGCCCGGCGCCGCATCCTGGAGGTCCATTGCCGTGATGTGCCTCTGGCTGACGATGTGGACCTGGAGTCATTGGCGGCCAAAACCGTAGGCTTTTCCGGAGCCGAGCTGGAAAACCTGGTCAACGAGGCGGCCCTGCTGGCGGGACGTGATCGATGTGATCAGGTGAATATGGCAAGGTTCGACCAGGCCCGCGACAAGCTCGTGCTGGGCGCGGAACGGGAGAGCATGATCGGCGATCAGGAAAAGGAGGTCATCGCCTATCATGAATCGGGCCATGCCCTGATGGCCTATCTCTTGCCGCAGGCCGATCCCTTGGACAAGGTCACCATCATCCCGCGCGGTCATGCCTTGGGCGCCACCGAGCAATTGCCGGAGGAGGAGCGCCATAACCTCAAGCACAGCTATTTGCTGGACCGCATCGGTGTTATGCTCGGCGGTCGGGTGGCCGAACAACTCATCATGGGCGAAGTCAGCAGTGGTGCCGAGCAGGATCTGAAGCAGGTCACGCAACTGGCGCGCCGCATGGTCAGCCAGTGGGGCATGAGTGAAACGCTGGGGCCTGTGGCCTTTCGCCGTGGCGATGAACACGTCTTTTTGGGCCGCGAGATGGCTCAGCAGCGTGATTTCAGCGAGCACACCGCGCGACTGATCGACGAGGAAGTGCAGACCCTGTTGTGCAAGGTAGAGTCACAGGCGAGAGAGTTATTGGAACAGCACCGCCCGCAACTCGAAAGGCTGGCCGAGCGTCTGCTGGAGCGGGAGACGCTGGATGCGCATGAGATTGACGTTCTGCTGCGAAACAGAGACAGTGCTGACACAGATAGCTCAAGGCGGCGGCGCAACACGTCGGTGAGTGAACATTGA